The DNA sequence atgttgagggcatgtggcctggtacggttcaggagggagggggggccgcactctcgtccccccctcttttcctgcggcctgccaggttgcgtgctcggataagggtctggtatggatttttggggggaccccacgccgttttttttttttttttttggcgcggggttccccttaaaatccataccagacctgaagggtctggtatggaatttagggggaaccccacgtcatttttttttttaattttggctggggttccccttaatatccataccagacctgaagggcctggtatggaatttagggggacccccacgtcattttttttttttaattttggttcggggttcccctttggggaattcccatgccgttttttatcaatgaacttctatgtgtattgtcggcaatgcaatagccgcgggtagttttaaatgagttttttccttcaaaatgtcattttgctgtcagactgttctaaacacaggaacatgcgcccctttacaggcatactatagacaccccccaggtacgaaatttaaagggatattacacttttattgtttgactttaagcattattaaaatcactgctcctgaaaaaacggccgtttttaaaactttttttttgcattgatccatgtcccctggggcaggacccaggtccccaaacactttttatgacaataacttgcatataagccttgaaaattagcacttttgattattcatgttcgtgtcccatagactttaacggtgttcgcatgttcgaacgaacttttttcctgttcgcatgttctggtgcgaaccgaacaggggggtgttcggctcatccctactgtttacatttgacgccagaccggcaCTTGCGTTCgtcttagcgcaagagcaggggtgggcaggggtgcttttttttttttttctttattatttttttgcttttttatcttatttttaaactgttcctttcatttttttttaaccatttttattgttatctcagggaatgtaaatatcccctatgaaagcaataggtagtgacaggtactcttttttttttaaattgtggtctattagaccctagatctctcctctgccctcaaagcatctgaccacaccaagatctgtgtgataaaatgctttcccaatttcccaatggcactgtttacatccggcgaaatcgaagtcatgaaatgctcgtagcttccgctttcttaggccatagagatgtttagagccactctggtctctgatcagatctatggtcagctggctgaatcaccagctgcattctcaggttccctgttgagacaggagagccagagaaaaacacggaagacggtggggggggcattccctcccactgcttgtaaaagcagtctagaggctaattagcctctaggattgcttttacatgaaagccgaccgttggctgaaaagaatgataataagataatacctaaacctgcaggcatcattctggtataaccactcaaagtcgtgaatggcgtacctgaagacaaaaaaaatggttaacaataaaacacagtaagcggtaaagtataaaaaattgcatacctgaaaagcaaacataataaaacatgacaacaataaaacattgcagaatagaatacagtaaaaaagagcagaacaatagagaaagaatagagagagagagaacaataaactgacaactatttttttttatttcatgtattttttttttttacactaactaacttttataacggtaaccggttccaggttcgggtctctcaaaatgcgatggcatcttgggagaccctgtgaaagtgtgcctagtctgtgcaatgctgtaccctatgctaatactcaactagtgtatggtagcgttcaaaacattcaccaatgcaaagaccaggattgtcaggacaggagggacaataatagtgggtgtcacgcctatatccgcgcttgcttcagacacgacatctttttggagggggttcgctgggtaggggtactcgggagaacataaagaaaatgcctctcatgcagccgactgcatttggttggggatgtgaatggggggagtacgggcgctgcagaagtggtgggttcccaattaggattggcgaatgcagcaggaagggcactatgggcacgacgggcctgtgtttgtctttttggtggcagcgggacactacttgtgcttgccacctcaccagcttgaactgcacttatgggactcgccacgtcaccaagtgttactgcagtgctggtttgactacgaccagggtgtactaggccactggtgcttgccagttcaccaaaatgctaccaaaaaaactgttagcgatcgcagggatcaggcctgactctgtgaacgctgcagttatgtgtttagtgttttgtaagtgacagtgatcgatcgatactgcacttgggtgggctgggccgagccgggcggaggggcaaaatgcaggtgctagcaggtatctgggctgatcccgctaacactgcgtttttgggaaccctaaactgctggggacgctagtatagatctgatcagatcggatattgatccattcagatactataccactaagggaggtgtacggtgcgtgggtgttagcagtactggcgctaacctgacgctgcctggggctggtgcttgccagttcaccaaaatgctaccaaaaaaactgttagcggtcgcagggattaggcctgactctgcgaacactgcagttatgcatttagtgttttgtaagtgacagtgatcgatcgatactgcacttgggtgggctgggctgggccgggcggagaggcaaaacgcaggtgctagcaggtatctgggctgatcccgctaacactgcgtttttgggaaccctaaactgctggggacgctagtatagatctgatcagatcggatattgatccattcagatactataccactaagggaggtgtacggtgcgtgggtgttagcagtactggcgctaacctgacgctgcctggggctggtgcttgccagttcaccaaaatgctaccaaaaaaactgttagcggtcgcagggattaggcctgactctgcgaacactgcagttatgcatttagtgttttgtaagtgacagtgatcgatcgatagtgcacttgggtgggctgggctgggccgggcggagaggcaaaacgcaggtgctagcaggtatctgggctgatcccgctaacactgcgtttttgggaaccctaaactgctggggatgctagtatagatctgatcggatcagatattgatccgttcagatactataccactaagggaggcgtatgctgcgtgcgtgggtgttagcggtactggcgctaacctgaccttGCCCAGGGttacgcatatcaccgccgggcgatcagggggctaaacctttattcggtaataaacggcgggtgccctgacactataaaaaataaacaaactaaccagcgtcacccgtaacggttatacggtgatcagtggtggaagggttaactaaggggcaatcaaggggttaaaacctttattagatagtatatgggggtccctgacgctataaaatgctgacggcaaacctaaatatttacctccctaactagggtcaccagtgacactaatacagcgatcagaaaaatgatcgcttagtgacactggtgacggggggtgatcaaggggttaaaactttattggggggttagggggggtatcctagacctaaagggggctaccactaactgccctaccacactaactgtcacaaactgacaccaatgcagtaatcaggaaaaaaaaaaaactacttggtgtcagtgtgacgggggaggggtgattggggggtgatcgggggggtcagggggtaaaggggggtgtattgtgtgcctggcatgttctactgtgtgtgtgtttgtagtgtttgtgcactcacattgcagtcttctctccttggtgccggaacggaaaataccgagccgaggagagatgacatcatttcctctgcctctgtgtactatacagaggcaggggaatgatcccattggctgggagcgatcgcgaggggggccacgaatggatggcctccccctcacctgcgATCGCCGGGGCACAaacgctgaccgcctcgggcaccggggggggtgtcCGACCGGAcctcccgcccgcgggaggcagatcacgtacaggtacgtgattctgcctgcctgtgccattctgccgacgtacatcgtcgttaggcggtcggcaactggttaaacctaTTCTTGAGGCTATTGGAACACTGATTCAGAAAATTGCATTGGCTAGACTGCATCAGCTCTAGTCTCTTAGGTATGATCTTATTTACGTAATTTTTTAGCAGATTTTTAAAAAGATCTTGCTGATCAACGTATTCTTCAGTTACCTAGTCTGTGATTTTGCATACAAGTTAGCAGATATAGTGAGCGTGTTTTTGTATTTCCAACTGTAATTTTAAATCTGAAACATATATTGGATGCTAAAGTGTAAGTTCTTAACTGTATTATGGTTATGATCGTATTGGAGGTATTTATATTTgcactgatattttatttttgcagatCAAGTACCATAGAGGTTATGGCTACTTATTTAGGTGTTTATTTCATGCTGCAAAGTGATTAAATAAAACACCACATTATaatattctgattttttttatgGACAACCAGGGTGAAGAGTCACATTTTTTTGCTGTATCTCAAAAAGAGCTGACAGGGAAACTTTGGTGCCATTTTTGGAATAAGAGGGTCAGATATACCCAGGAACATTTGAGCATTTGAAAATGTGTCTTGGCCTATGAATCAATGTGATATAACTCATACTGACCAATCATAATACTTTTTTGACTTGTGCTCACTCCAACAAAGTGATTCCTTCCTTTCTATAATGTATGTTAACTAGGCAAGACAGGATCACCAAGTTGTAATATTCTACCTTCAGCAAATGGATCAAAGAAATGTGACCAGAATTACAACCATTCTCCTCTTAGGATTTCAGATCCCTCaaagtattacattttttgtattttttcttttacttttgctttATTGCATCACAATATGTGGAAACCTCCTGATCATCACACTGGTGTCCTACAGCAGAACTCTCCATtctcccatgtacttcttcctctcccagctATCTGTATTAGATATATTACTAGTGACTGATATTCTTCCAAACATGATCAACactattttgattaaaaaaacaacCATGCCATTATCTGATTGTCTTgctcagttttatttttttgttatcacaGAATCTTCAGAGTGTCTTCTTTTGACAGTGATGAGTTGGGACAGATATTTGGCCATCTGTAAACCATTGCATTATACTTTGAAAATGAACTACCAGATTTGCTGGATACTGGTTATCCTATGCTGGATATTAGGTGTGTTAGTAGCTTTGTTTTACAATGTAACCATATCAGCATTACAATTTTGTGGTCCCGATATTATTGATCACTTTTTCTGTGACTTTGATCCAATCCTACAACTCTCCTGCTCCGATACCACTGCTGCTCAATTTGAAGTGACAATTTTGGGTGTTATATTTGTTGTCATCCCATTCTTCATTATTATTTTATCATATGCTTATATCATATCTACTATTTTAAAAATCCCATCTATTACTGGCAGACAGAAAGCTTTCTCAACATGCAGCTCCCACCTGACTGTGGTTTGCATCTATTATGGCACCCTGGTTTGTGTATATCTGATACCAAATAGAGGACAGACAAGGGACGTTACTAAACTCATATCATTGCTGTACACTGTAGTCACTCCAATGATAAATCCACTTATTTACAGCCTGAGGAATCAAGAACTGAAAAAAGTTGTCAGCAATCTCATCCAGAACTTTTTGGACAGGCATTTAAGTAAAACGTAACATTTGAAAACATTTATAATAATTTTACattgttttgaaaaatatttaagaGCACTAGACCAACCATTCcacctaataaatgtttttttttcattcaaaatgttaatgtttatTGATTTAAcatggttgtaaacccccctgagaCATTTTTTACATATAGATAAGCCTCTAAAAAGGCTTACCTACtgtatatgtactgaaaatatcccctaaacgtgcgccgtttaggaggtatttacctttgtagtgcgccaatgatgtcatcggcacatgcgcagtgaagcggccctccgtgccatttcttccccagtgtgtgccgtgactggcggctcccatgcgcatgcgtgggagtgatgtcacgtggctctggccagtcacagagctggagtccgtgccccctgaaggaagaggggcgaagatggatgcttccaccagcagaGACATCGCGGACATtgcaggcttcatttgcaggtaagtgccacataatgggctagtatgcaatgcatactagcccattatgcttttactttgcaggggaataaagaagaaaaaacccatcagggtttatttcctctttaagtaGAGACTAGCTGTCACATAGTTTGTTGGAGGCCAAAGAGGTAAGAGGGCTTCCCTTTGATGCAAATAAGAGAGCACCTCGTGATTAGCACTAGTAGACTGCTGTACTGATTGTGTGGGAATGCCAGACAGGGCCCGGAAGGCAGATCTGGTGACCAGGTTCTGAAGGAGCAGGCAGAAAGAGGTAGTCTGGAAGCTGGAGCCAAGGCCATACATAATGAGACGTCAGCCAGGAGCCCAGCCAGGAGCATAAACAGTTGAGCAAAGGTAGAAGGAGCAGAGTCTGGAGACAAGATAGGTCAAGCACAGGAGATCAAGCAGGAGCTAGGCTAAGCTACAAATCAGGGTCATGATCAGGAGAGAGTCAGAGGGATATCCAGGAATAGACCGAGTTGGTAACAGAAAGTCAGGCAACTCGGTAACCAGGGGAGCACAGAAACAAAGATCACAAAGAGCAGAAGAACATCGAGCAATAAGCACATGTCAGGGCTTTCTTTAAATAGGCAGCTTGGTGCCATTCCAAGTACTGGATTTGCGTGGGCATGCTCCAAAGTGCAGATACATGCCAATGCATGCCGATGTGCACTTGTGCACTCAAATGCACCGACGTGTCAGAGCACACTGGTCACTAGCCTGAGTCCATCTACGTACTGACACATGCACATGAGCATTAGCTACAAGAGTACTGGTTCCCTGACACTAAGATTTGCACttgtttataataattttttcaaCTGCAAAAATTAAGAGTTAAACCGCGTACaccggaagcttttcatcgtctattccgatcgtgtgtatgcctcatcggacttttttttcgaaaattctgacagacctagaaatggaacatgttctaaatatttccgactgaaccaattcctattgggaaaactgattgtctgtatgctgttccgacagaccaaaaacagcgcatgctctgaagcaagtacaagacggaagctattggctactggctattgaacgtcctttttctagtcccatcgtacgtgctgtatgtcacctcgttctggatggtcggacttttgtcagactttggtttgactgtgtgcaggcaagaccgcttgaat is a window from the Aquarana catesbeiana isolate 2022-GZ linkage group LG03, ASM4218655v1, whole genome shotgun sequence genome containing:
- the LOC141134202 gene encoding olfactory receptor 11L1-like, whose amino-acid sequence is MDQRNVTRITTILLLGFQIPQSITFFVFFLLLLLYCITICGNLLIITLVSYSRTLHSPMYFFLSQLSVLDILLVTDILPNMINTILIKKTTMPLSDCLAQFYFFVITESSECLLLTVMSWDRYLAICKPLHYTLKMNYQICWILVILCWILGVLVALFYNVTISALQFCGPDIIDHFFCDFDPILQLSCSDTTAAQFEVTILGVIFVVIPFFIIILSYAYIISTILKIPSITGRQKAFSTCSSHLTVVCIYYGTLVCVYLIPNRGQTRDVTKLISLLYTVVTPMINPLIYSLRNQELKKVVSNLIQNFLDRHLSKT